One part of the Streptomyces ferrugineus genome encodes these proteins:
- a CDS encoding exopolysaccharide biosynthesis polyprenyl glycosylphosphotransferase yields the protein MRQSTSTVPEQAVPLTPHRTLTRSGPADRWHAPVAICVDAAGMVLPAAVALSSIGVGRPVHQAVAVTALWVLVGLAAGRYAPWTWDEGAPVGPLVRDWLVLLGALAVLRAVSGLGEASPAVLAALCPSLAVTVLCRKAIHRHVLAVRRRARSLRRVLVIGEADAVDAVVGQLAERTDHGYVVVGACVLGEGEVLSGVPVSARLPAGARTASDEGAAPVADAADLLDADLVFVATGRHLSGDRLRRLSWALHDRGHRLMVLPGVVEVARRRVRITSAAGLTLLDIAPPARRGLPTLLKAATDRAGSLVLLLALAPVFALLALAVRMSSPGPVIYRQDRVGRNGTRFPMWKFRTIIVDADRLKGELAAVNEHDGHMFKLRRDPRVTPVGRFLRRSSLDELPQLVNVLLGHMSLVGPRPPLPEEVARYDQVEMRRLSVKPGLTGLWQVSGRSDLSWHETVSLDLRYVDNWSWAWDLTVMARTVRAVLDGRGAY from the coding sequence ATGCGGCAGTCCACCAGCACGGTGCCAGAGCAGGCGGTGCCCCTCACACCGCATCGGACCCTCACACGCAGTGGCCCCGCCGACAGGTGGCACGCACCGGTCGCGATCTGTGTCGACGCCGCGGGCATGGTCCTTCCGGCGGCGGTGGCCCTCTCCTCGATCGGCGTGGGCCGGCCCGTGCACCAGGCGGTGGCGGTCACCGCCCTCTGGGTCCTCGTGGGCCTCGCCGCCGGCCGCTACGCACCCTGGACCTGGGACGAAGGCGCCCCCGTCGGACCGCTCGTGCGGGACTGGCTGGTGCTGCTCGGCGCGCTGGCCGTGCTGCGTGCCGTATCCGGGCTGGGCGAGGCCTCCCCGGCGGTGCTCGCCGCGCTGTGTCCGTCGTTGGCGGTCACCGTGCTCTGCCGCAAGGCGATCCACCGCCACGTCCTGGCCGTACGCCGACGCGCCCGAAGCCTTCGACGCGTCCTCGTCATCGGCGAGGCCGACGCCGTGGACGCCGTCGTCGGACAGCTGGCCGAGCGCACCGACCACGGGTACGTGGTGGTCGGGGCCTGTGTGCTGGGCGAGGGCGAGGTGCTGTCCGGTGTGCCGGTGTCCGCCCGGCTGCCGGCCGGCGCGCGGACCGCTTCGGACGAGGGGGCCGCGCCCGTGGCGGACGCGGCCGACCTGCTCGACGCCGACCTGGTCTTCGTCGCCACCGGCAGGCACCTGTCCGGGGACCGGCTGCGCCGGTTGTCCTGGGCCCTGCACGACCGGGGCCACCGGCTGATGGTGCTGCCCGGCGTCGTCGAGGTGGCCCGGCGCAGGGTCCGGATCACCTCGGCGGCCGGGCTCACCCTGCTGGACATCGCACCGCCGGCGCGCCGCGGCCTGCCGACGCTGCTGAAGGCCGCCACGGACCGGGCGGGCTCGCTCGTCCTGCTCCTGGCACTGGCTCCGGTGTTCGCGCTGCTGGCGCTGGCCGTGCGGATGAGTTCGCCCGGGCCGGTCATCTACCGCCAGGACCGCGTCGGCCGGAACGGGACACGTTTCCCCATGTGGAAGTTCCGGACCATAATCGTGGACGCGGACCGGTTGAAAGGCGAACTGGCGGCGGTCAACGAACACGACGGCCATATGTTCAAGCTGCGCCGGGATCCGCGGGTCACACCCGTCGGGCGCTTTCTGCGGCGCTCTTCGCTGGACGAGCTGCCCCAGTTGGTCAATGTCCTGCTCGGACACATGTCGCTGGTGGGCCCGCGCCCGCCGCTGCCCGAGGAAGTCGCCCGCTATGACCAGGTGGAGATGCGCCGGCTGAGCGTCAAACCCGGCCTCACCGGACTGTGGCAGGTGAGCGGCAGGTCCGACCTGTCCTGGCACGAGACCGTCTCGCTCGATCTGCGGTACGTCGACAACTGGTCGTGGGCCTGGGACCTGACGGTCATGGCCCGTACGGTCCGTGCCGTGCTGGACGGGCGCGGGGCCTACTGA
- the tuf gene encoding elongation factor Tu: MAKAKFERTKPHVNIGTIGHIDHGKTTLTAAITKVLHDKYPDLNEASAFDQIDKAPEERQRGITISIAHVEYQTEARHYAHVDCPGHADYIKNMITGAAQMDGAILVVAATDGPMPQTKEHVLLARQVGVPYIVVALNKADMVDDEEILELVELEVRELLSEYEFPGDDVPVVKVSALKALEGDKEWGDSVLELMNAVDSAIPEPERDVDKPFLMPIEDVFTITGRGTVVTGRIERGVLKVNETVDIIGIKQEKTSTTVTGIEMFRKLLDEGQAGENVGLLLRGIKREDVERGQVIIKPGSVTPHTEFEAQAYILSKDEGGRHTPFFNNYRPQFYFRTTDVTGVVTLPEGTEMVMPGDNTEMKVELIQPVAMEEGLKFAIREGGRTVGAGQVTKINK; this comes from the coding sequence GTGGCGAAGGCGAAGTTCGAGCGGACTAAGCCCCACGTCAACATCGGCACCATCGGTCACATCGACCACGGTAAGACGACCCTCACGGCCGCCATTACCAAGGTGCTGCACGACAAGTACCCGGACCTGAACGAGGCCTCGGCCTTCGACCAGATCGACAAGGCTCCTGAGGAGCGCCAGCGCGGTATCACCATCTCCATCGCGCACGTCGAGTACCAGACCGAGGCGCGTCACTACGCCCACGTCGACTGCCCGGGTCACGCGGACTACATCAAGAACATGATCACCGGTGCCGCCCAGATGGACGGCGCGATCCTCGTGGTCGCCGCGACCGACGGTCCGATGCCGCAGACCAAGGAGCACGTGCTCCTGGCCCGCCAGGTCGGCGTTCCGTACATCGTCGTCGCCCTGAACAAGGCCGACATGGTGGACGACGAGGAGATCCTGGAGCTCGTCGAGCTCGAGGTGCGTGAGCTCCTCTCCGAGTACGAGTTCCCGGGCGACGACGTTCCGGTCGTCAAGGTCTCGGCGCTCAAGGCGCTCGAGGGCGACAAGGAGTGGGGCGACTCCGTCCTCGAGCTCATGAACGCCGTCGACTCCGCCATCCCGGAGCCGGAGCGTGACGTCGACAAGCCGTTCCTGATGCCGATCGAGGACGTCTTCACGATCACCGGTCGCGGTACGGTCGTCACCGGCCGTATCGAGCGTGGTGTCCTCAAGGTCAACGAGACCGTGGACATCATCGGTATCAAGCAGGAGAAGACCTCCACCACGGTCACCGGCATCGAGATGTTCCGCAAGCTGCTCGACGAGGGCCAGGCCGGTGAGAACGTCGGTCTGCTGCTCCGCGGCATCAAGCGCGAGGACGTCGAGCGCGGCCAGGTCATCATCAAGCCGGGCTCGGTCACCCCGCACACCGAGTTCGAGGCGCAGGCCTACATCCTGTCCAAGGACGAGGGTGGCCGCCACACGCCGTTCTTCAACAACTACCGTCCGCAGTTCTACTTCCGTACGACGGACGTGACCGGCGTGGTGACCCTCCCCGAGGGCACCGAGATGGTCATGCCGGGTGACAACACCGAGATGAAGGTGGAGCTCATCCAGCCCGTCGCCATGGAGGAGGGCCTGAAGTTCGCCATCCGTGAGGGTGGCCGGACCGTGGGCGCCGGCCAGGTCACCAAGATCAACAAGTGA
- the fusA gene encoding elongation factor G, whose product MATTSLDLAKVRNIGIMAHIDAGKTTTTERILFYTGVSYKIGEVHDGAATMDWMEQEQERGITITSAATTCHWPLEDVDHTINIIDTPGHVDFTVEVERSLRVLDGAVTVFDGVAGVEPQSETVWRQADRYRVPRICFVNKLDRTGAEFHRCVDMISDRLGAQPLVMQLPIGAEADFKGVVDLVRMKALVWSAEATKGEMYDTVDIPATHTEAAEEWRGKLLEAVAENDEEIMELYLEGEEPSEEQLMAAIRRITIASGKSSDTTVTPVFCGTAFKNKGVQPLLDAVVRYLPSPLDIEAIEGHDVKDPEVVVKRKPSDEEPLSALAFKIMSDPHLGKLTFVRVYSGRLESGTQVLNSVKGKKERIGKIYRMHANKREEIASVGAGDIIAVMGLKQTTTGETLSDDKNPVILESMDFPAPVIQVAIEPKSKGDQEKLGVAIQRLAEEDPSFQVHSDEETGQTIIGGMGELHLEVLVDRMRREFKVEANVGKPQVAYRETIRKAVERVDFTHKKQTGGTGQFAKVQIAIEPLESGDTSYEFVNKVTGGRIPKEYIPSVDAGAQEAMQFGILAGYEMTGVRVTLLDGAYHEVDSSELAFKIAGSQAFKEAARKASPVLLEPMMAVEVTTPEDYMGEVIGDINSRRGQIQAMEERAGARVVKGLVPLSEMFGYVGDLRSKTSGRASYSMQFDSYAEVPRNVAEEIIAKAKGE is encoded by the coding sequence ATGGCTACCACTTCACTTGACCTGGCCAAGGTCCGCAATATCGGGATCATGGCCCACATCGACGCGGGCAAGACGACCACCACCGAGCGGATCCTGTTCTACACCGGTGTGTCCTACAAGATCGGTGAGGTCCACGACGGCGCTGCCACCATGGACTGGATGGAGCAGGAGCAGGAGCGTGGCATCACGATCACCTCTGCTGCCACCACCTGTCACTGGCCGCTGGAAGACGTCGACCACACCATCAACATCATCGACACCCCGGGCCACGTCGACTTCACCGTCGAGGTGGAGCGCTCCCTGCGCGTGCTCGACGGTGCCGTGACGGTGTTCGACGGCGTCGCCGGCGTTGAGCCGCAGTCCGAGACGGTGTGGCGTCAGGCGGACCGCTACCGCGTTCCGCGTATCTGCTTCGTCAACAAGCTGGACCGTACCGGCGCGGAGTTCCACCGCTGCGTCGACATGATCAGCGACCGTCTGGGTGCCCAGCCGCTCGTCATGCAGCTCCCGATCGGTGCCGAGGCCGACTTCAAGGGCGTCGTGGACCTGGTCCGCATGAAGGCGCTCGTCTGGTCCGCCGAGGCGACCAAGGGCGAGATGTACGACACCGTCGACATCCCGGCCACGCACACCGAGGCGGCCGAGGAGTGGCGCGGCAAGCTGCTCGAGGCCGTCGCGGAGAACGACGAGGAGATCATGGAGCTGTACCTGGAGGGCGAGGAGCCCTCCGAGGAGCAGCTGATGGCGGCCATCCGCCGCATCACGATCGCCTCCGGCAAGTCCAGCGACACCACGGTCACCCCGGTGTTCTGCGGTACCGCGTTCAAGAACAAGGGCGTTCAGCCCCTGCTCGACGCGGTGGTGCGCTACCTGCCCTCGCCGCTCGACATCGAGGCCATCGAGGGCCACGACGTCAAGGACCCCGAGGTCGTCGTCAAGCGCAAGCCCTCCGACGAGGAGCCGCTGTCGGCGCTGGCGTTCAAGATCATGAGCGACCCGCACCTCGGCAAGCTCACCTTCGTCCGCGTGTACTCCGGTCGCCTGGAGTCCGGCACCCAGGTGCTGAACTCCGTCAAGGGCAAGAAGGAGCGCATCGGCAAGATCTACCGCATGCACGCGAACAAGCGTGAGGAGATCGCGTCGGTGGGCGCCGGCGACATCATCGCCGTCATGGGTCTGAAGCAGACCACGACCGGTGAGACGCTGAGCGACGACAAGAACCCGGTGATCCTGGAGTCCATGGACTTCCCGGCGCCGGTCATCCAGGTCGCCATCGAGCCCAAGTCGAAGGGTGACCAGGAGAAGCTCGGCGTCGCGATCCAGCGCCTGGCCGAGGAGGACCCGTCCTTCCAGGTCCACTCGGACGAGGAGACCGGCCAGACCATCATCGGTGGTATGGGCGAGCTGCACCTCGAGGTGCTGGTCGACCGTATGCGCCGTGAGTTCAAGGTCGAGGCCAACGTCGGCAAGCCGCAGGTCGCGTACCGCGAGACGATCCGCAAGGCCGTCGAGCGCGTCGACTTCACGCACAAGAAGCAGACCGGTGGTACCGGCCAGTTCGCCAAGGTGCAGATCGCGATCGAGCCCCTCGAGAGCGGCGACACCTCGTACGAGTTCGTGAACAAGGTGACCGGTGGTCGTATCCCGAAGGAGTACATCCCTTCGGTCGACGCCGGTGCGCAGGAGGCCATGCAGTTCGGCATCCTCGCCGGGTACGAGATGACGGGCGTCCGCGTCACGCTTCTCGACGGTGCCTACCACGAGGTCGACTCCTCCGAGCTCGCGTTCAAGATCGCCGGTTCGCAGGCCTTCAAGGAGGCCGCGCGCAAGGCCAGCCCCGTTCTCCTTGAGCCGATGATGGCCGTCGAGGTCACCACGCCCGAGGACTACATGGGTGAGGTCATCGGCGACATCAACTCCCGCCGTGGCCAGATCCAGGCCATGGAGGAGCGGGCGGGTGCCCGCGTCGTGAAGGGCCTCGTGCCTCTCTCGGAGATGTTCGGTTACGTCGGCGACCTGCGCAGCAAGACGTCCGGCCGGGCCAGCTACTCCATGCAGTTCGACTCCTACGCCGAGGTTCCGCGGAACGTCGCCGAGGAGATCATCGCGAAGGCCAAGGGCGAGTAA